The proteins below come from a single Comamonas antarctica genomic window:
- a CDS encoding HlyD family type I secretion periplasmic adaptor subunit, whose protein sequence is MKENKPTPAEKPVAREGRLKAALRARSQQLSRWLLDGSESVGTHQSDDLKADAQWAAGQQQARGSRLLIWASLLALLALLIWAAFGRIDEVVRGQGKVVPSRQVQVVQSLDGGIVQELLVRPGQRVEKDQVLLRIDPTRYSSSLGENRAELLSLQAKAARLQALANGDAFSVPAELQAAAPQIVEQERRLWETRTQELNATVNIARDQLRQRQQELRESQANRDQATSSCNLTSEELNVTRPLLKSGAVSEVDLLRLQRDVARFCGEARAAGAQIGRIQAAIQEAERKIQESELTARNLARAELSETRAKLGTLEQGQVALENRVRLAEVRSPVRGTVNTLMANTVGGVVQPGKDILDIVPLDDTLLMEVQINPRDIGFLHPGQEAEVKFSAYDFAIYGGLKGRLEQIGANTITDEKGNSFYVVKVRTDRADVGDNSRPIIPGMQAEVHILTGKRTLLQYLLKPILRTKANALTER, encoded by the coding sequence ATGAAAGAAAACAAACCAACACCCGCCGAAAAGCCCGTGGCACGCGAAGGCCGGCTCAAGGCCGCGCTGCGCGCGCGCTCGCAGCAGCTGTCGCGCTGGCTGCTCGATGGCAGCGAAAGCGTGGGCACGCACCAGAGCGACGATCTCAAGGCCGATGCCCAGTGGGCGGCGGGCCAGCAGCAGGCGCGCGGCTCGCGGCTGCTGATCTGGGCGTCGCTGCTCGCGCTGCTGGCGCTGTTGATCTGGGCCGCGTTCGGCCGCATCGACGAAGTGGTGCGCGGCCAGGGCAAGGTCGTGCCGTCGCGCCAGGTGCAGGTGGTGCAAAGCCTCGACGGCGGTATCGTGCAGGAACTGCTGGTGCGTCCCGGCCAGCGCGTGGAGAAGGACCAGGTGCTGCTGCGCATCGACCCGACGCGCTACAGCTCGTCGCTGGGCGAGAACCGCGCCGAACTGTTGTCGCTGCAGGCCAAGGCCGCGCGGCTGCAGGCGCTGGCCAATGGCGATGCGTTCAGCGTGCCGGCGGAACTGCAGGCCGCGGCGCCGCAGATCGTGGAGCAGGAGCGCCGGCTGTGGGAGACCCGCACCCAGGAACTCAACGCCACCGTCAACATCGCACGCGATCAGCTGCGCCAACGCCAGCAGGAGCTGCGCGAGAGCCAGGCCAACCGCGACCAGGCGACGTCGAGCTGCAACCTCACGTCGGAAGAACTCAACGTGACCCGGCCGCTGCTCAAGAGCGGCGCGGTGTCCGAAGTCGACCTGCTGCGCCTGCAGCGCGATGTCGCACGCTTTTGCGGCGAGGCGCGTGCCGCCGGCGCGCAGATCGGCCGCATCCAGGCCGCGATCCAGGAAGCCGAACGCAAGATCCAGGAGTCGGAGCTGACCGCGCGCAACCTGGCGCGGGCCGAGCTGTCCGAAACCCGCGCCAAGCTGGGCACGCTGGAGCAGGGCCAGGTGGCGCTGGAAAACCGCGTGCGCCTGGCCGAAGTGCGCTCGCCGGTGCGCGGCACCGTCAACACGCTGATGGCCAACACCGTCGGCGGCGTGGTGCAGCCGGGCAAGGACATCCTGGATATCGTGCCGCTGGACGACACGCTGCTGATGGAGGTGCAGATCAATCCGCGCGACATCGGATTCCTGCACCCGGGCCAGGAGGCCGAGGTCAAGTTCTCGGCCTATGACTTCGCGATCTATGGCGGCTTGAAGGGCCGGCTCGAGCAGATCGGCGCCAACACCATCACCGACGAGAAGGGCAACTCCTTCTATGTGGTGAAGGTGCGCACCGACCGCGCCGACGTGGGCGACAACTCGCGCCCGATCATTCCCGGCATGCAGGCCGAGGTGCACATCCTCACCGGCAAGCGCACGCTGCTGCAGTATCTGCTCAAGCCCATTCTGCGCACCAAGGCCAACGCATTGACCGAGCGCTGA
- a CDS encoding type I secretion system permease/ATPase, which translates to MPYSELENPEDPPAVPDQGAGPPPAPAAGAAGAVHSDPLLDCLVQLTQLHGHPYSAQALSNGLPLVDQRLTPSLLARAAARANFTTRIVQRELDGVPEGLLPAILLLEGNRACLLLKALPEGRFLVQYPEIGSPVEVERATLLQEYAGMMCFVRPQFRFEQRSVQPGLEPRSGHWFWAVVLDNRRLYRDALMAAILINLFALAMPLFSMNVYDRVVPNNAVETLWVLAIGISLVLVFNFVLSTARAYVVDAASKRVDVQLSAQIMERVLDLRMEARPASVGSFAANLRSFESVRDFIASASLTTLVDLPFVLLFLLALVWISPWMLIPPIVAILAILAVSFWAQARMESLTLKTFQASSQRNALLVESLTNLEAVKTLNAQSGVQRLWESSTQYIAYMGGKIKFISSGTVNFVQTMQQLVSVAVVIIGVYQVQESALSMGGIIAASMIAGRCLAPFGQVAGLMMQFHNARTSLHSIDNYMKMPVEHAADREFVSRPDLRGAIEFRNVSFSYPGSDQASLSGVSFAVKPGERVGLIGRIGSGKTTLEKLVLGLYQPTEGAVLIDGIDARQIDPVDLRRAIGHVPQDPMLFYGSLKHNLLIGAPQAGEREMLQAARIAGVDEFAAQHPKGYGMNIGERGESLSGGQRQSIAVARALINDPPMLLLDEPSSNLDNQSEAQLKRRLQDASAGKTVLLVTHRTALLTLVDRLIVIDGGRIVADGAKDQVIEALKQGRIGATGARA; encoded by the coding sequence ATGCCGTATTCAGAACTTGAGAACCCCGAGGATCCGCCGGCGGTGCCCGACCAGGGTGCCGGCCCGCCGCCCGCGCCCGCCGCTGGGGCTGCGGGTGCGGTCCATTCCGATCCACTGCTCGATTGCCTGGTGCAGCTGACGCAGCTGCATGGCCACCCCTATTCGGCGCAGGCCCTGAGCAATGGGCTGCCGCTGGTCGACCAGCGCCTCACGCCCTCGCTGCTGGCGCGTGCGGCCGCGCGCGCCAACTTCACGACGCGCATCGTGCAGCGCGAGCTCGACGGCGTGCCCGAAGGCCTGCTGCCAGCCATCCTGCTGCTCGAAGGCAACCGCGCCTGCCTGCTGCTCAAGGCCCTTCCCGAAGGCCGTTTCCTGGTCCAGTATCCCGAGATCGGCAGCCCGGTCGAGGTCGAGCGCGCCACGCTGCTGCAGGAGTACGCCGGCATGATGTGCTTCGTGCGCCCGCAGTTCCGCTTCGAGCAGCGCTCGGTGCAGCCGGGGCTCGAGCCGCGCAGCGGCCACTGGTTCTGGGCCGTGGTGCTGGACAACCGCCGCCTGTACCGCGATGCGCTGATGGCTGCGATCCTGATCAATCTGTTCGCGCTGGCGATGCCGCTGTTCAGCATGAACGTCTATGACCGTGTCGTGCCCAACAATGCGGTGGAAACGCTGTGGGTGCTGGCCATCGGCATCTCGCTGGTGCTGGTCTTCAATTTCGTGCTGAGCACGGCGCGTGCCTATGTGGTCGATGCGGCGAGCAAGCGCGTCGACGTGCAGCTGTCGGCGCAGATCATGGAGCGCGTGCTGGACCTGCGCATGGAAGCCCGGCCGGCGTCGGTGGGCTCGTTTGCCGCCAACCTGCGCTCGTTCGAATCGGTGCGCGACTTCATTGCCTCGGCCAGCCTGACCACGCTGGTCGACCTGCCGTTCGTGCTGCTGTTCCTGCTGGCGTTGGTGTGGATCTCGCCGTGGATGCTGATTCCGCCCATCGTGGCGATCCTGGCCATCCTGGCGGTGTCGTTCTGGGCCCAGGCGCGCATGGAAAGCCTCACGCTCAAGACCTTCCAGGCCTCGTCGCAGCGCAATGCGCTGCTGGTGGAGTCGCTCACCAACCTCGAAGCCGTCAAGACGCTCAATGCCCAGAGCGGCGTGCAGCGGCTGTGGGAGAGCTCGACCCAGTACATCGCCTACATGGGCGGCAAGATCAAGTTCATCTCCTCGGGCACGGTGAACTTCGTGCAGACCATGCAGCAACTGGTGAGCGTGGCGGTGGTGATCATCGGCGTGTACCAGGTGCAGGAATCGGCGCTGTCGATGGGCGGCATCATTGCCGCGTCGATGATTGCCGGCCGCTGCCTCGCGCCCTTCGGCCAGGTGGCGGGGCTGATGATGCAGTTCCACAATGCGCGCACCTCGCTGCATTCGATCGACAACTACATGAAGATGCCGGTCGAGCACGCCGCCGACCGCGAGTTCGTGTCGCGGCCCGATCTGCGCGGCGCCATCGAGTTCCGCAACGTGAGCTTCAGCTATCCGGGCAGCGACCAGGCCAGCCTGTCGGGCGTGAGCTTTGCCGTCAAGCCCGGCGAGCGCGTGGGACTGATCGGGCGCATCGGTTCGGGCAAGACCACGCTGGAGAAGCTGGTGCTGGGCCTGTACCAGCCGACCGAAGGCGCGGTGCTGATCGACGGCATCGATGCGCGCCAGATCGACCCCGTGGACCTGCGCCGCGCGATCGGCCATGTGCCCCAGGATCCGATGCTGTTCTACGGCAGCCTCAAGCACAACCTGCTGATCGGCGCGCCGCAGGCCGGCGAGCGCGAGATGCTGCAGGCGGCGCGCATTGCGGGCGTCGATGAATTCGCGGCCCAGCATCCAAAGGGCTATGGCATGAACATCGGCGAGCGCGGCGAGTCGCTTTCGGGCGGCCAGCGCCAGTCGATCGCGGTGGCGCGCGCGCTGATCAACGACCCGCCCATGCTGCTGCTCGATGAGCCCAGCAGCAACCTCGACAACCAGAGCGAAGCCCAGCTCAAGCGCCGCCTGCAGGACGCATCCGCGGGCAAGACCGTGCTGCTGGTGACGCACCGCACGGCGCTGTTGACTCTGGTCGACCGCCTGATCGTGATCGACGGCGGACGCATCGTCGCCGATGGCGCCAAGGACCAGGTCATTGAAGCCCTGAAGCAGGGCCGCATTGGCGCAACGGGAGCCCGGGCATGA
- a CDS encoding response regulator transcription factor: MNALPVLMLTQDAALWQAWQRIAGPQWLPARGQGLADLQRWKQQGRSLVVLDAALPQLPASGDAAWSGLLQDAKVLVLSNRPSDDEGRQLLAKGASGYAHAQSGAEVLAQMLQSLAGGNIWLGRSLLQRLLRDVDARLPEPGDHWAQALSPREQEVARYASLGESNAQIAERMSISERTVRAHLSAVFEKLQVEDRLMLALKVHGIGRPQPA, translated from the coding sequence ATGAATGCATTGCCGGTATTGATGCTGACCCAGGACGCCGCGTTGTGGCAAGCCTGGCAGCGGATTGCAGGCCCGCAGTGGCTGCCGGCGCGTGGCCAGGGCCTCGCCGATCTGCAACGTTGGAAGCAGCAGGGCCGCAGCCTGGTCGTGCTCGATGCGGCCTTGCCGCAACTGCCGGCCAGCGGCGACGCCGCATGGAGCGGCCTGCTGCAAGACGCCAAGGTGCTGGTGCTGAGCAACCGTCCGAGCGACGACGAGGGCCGGCAGCTGTTGGCCAAGGGCGCCAGCGGCTACGCCCATGCACAGTCGGGCGCCGAGGTGCTGGCGCAGATGCTGCAGAGCCTGGCGGGCGGCAATATCTGGCTGGGGCGCTCGCTGCTGCAGCGCCTGCTGCGCGATGTCGACGCCCGCCTGCCCGAGCCCGGAGACCACTGGGCGCAGGCGCTGTCGCCGCGCGAGCAGGAGGTGGCGCGCTATGCCTCGCTGGGCGAGAGCAATGCGCAGATCGCCGAACGCATGTCGATCAGCGAACGCACGGTGCGCGCCCACCTGTCGGCGGTCTTCGAGAAGCTGCAGGTCGAAGACCGGCTGATGCTGGCGCTCAAGGTCCACGGCATAGGCCGTCCGCAGCCGGCCTGA